From ANME-2 cluster archaeon:
TCCGAAAGGTATAGGTGTCACCGTTACTGGTGGGTTCAGATGCGAGTTTTCCGCTTACTCTCACGTCACCTGCCGGCGGGTTGGCAAGCACATCTCCAACTGTTTCATAGTGCACCAGGTAATTGTTCATTGCGCTGTACCCCAGGGCAATACAGAAGAGTATGGTCAGTACCCCTAACAGGGTTCTTTTATCAATGTCCATTGTCTTCTTTCATATAATTATCAATATACATTAAATGTATTCGGCACAGTCCCAGAATCCAGTTATGTAAT
This genomic window contains:
- a CDS encoding cytochrome c maturation protein CcmE, with amino-acid sequence MDIDKRTLLGVLTILFCIALGYSAMNNYLVHYETVGDVLANPPAGDVRVSGKLASEPTSNGDTYTFRITDGNATMDVLFRGNLPSSFSLDSHVVVQGTLGEDNVFRAVSVITKCPSKFEV